A segment of the Deinococcus roseus genome:
TTATGCAGGAAACCAGCAAGCTGCATGCTGAGCCCTGGGCCTTGTGGAACTGTTCAGCCCTGAGAAAACCTTTTGAAACAAAACTCCCCCTTGCTGTGCAAGGGGGAGTGGCCTGATGTTGATTCTGAAAGGTTATTTCTTCAGGAAAACGTTCATGGCTGTAGAAGTGGTTGCTGCCACATCCAGCTTGCCATCTCCGTTCAGGTCTGCCACGGCCACGCCACGGGTGTTGCCCCCGAGGTCATGGAAGGTGCCCGTCCCAAAGGTGCCGTTGCCGTTCCCCAGGTAGAAGGTGAACCCTCCGTTGGGTGAAATGGTGGGGTTGGCCGCCACCAGATCCAGGTTGCCGTCTCCGTTGATGTCTGCCAGGGTCATCTGGTTGTGTGGATAATTGGGGGTGCTGGTGGTGGTTCCTGTGTTCAGGGTACCGGTTCCGGTGCCCAGGTACACGGTGTAACTGTTGGTCTGGATGCTGCCCACCACCACGTCCAGGTTGCCGTCCTTGTTCAGGTCGCCCATGGCCACGCCACGCACATTGTCTGGTGCAGTGTATTCCACAGCCGTGTTGAAGCCCACGGTGCCGTCTGCTTTGTTGAGGTACACCTCCAGTTTGTGGTACGTGCCCGTGGTGGCCACCAGGTCCTGGTATCCATCATTGTTGAGGTCTCCGATGCCGATGTTGCTGGCATTGGAAGAAGAATTGATGAACAGGTCCTGGCGGTTGCTGAAAGTGCCGTTGCCATTGCCCTGCCAGACGGTGACGTACTGGTTGGATCCAGCAGCAAGGTCAAGGTTGCCATCGTTGTTGAAGTCACCGAAGTTTACCCCAATGGTGCTGCTGGCAAAGGCTCCGGTGGCCGTGGTGACGGAGGTGCCTGCACTGTAATTTCCAGAGCCATCGTTGATGAAAATGGAGAGGGTGCAGGGACCGCAGTTGTTGTTGCTGCCGGTGGCGATGTCCAGGTCTCCATCGTTGTCGATGTCTCCCAGTTCCACGCCCTGCGGAATGTTGGTGGCTGCAATGTCGGTGCGGGCAGCGAAAGTGCCGTTGCCGTTGTTTTTGTGCACGCTGACAAAGTTGCCGCTGTGCCCCAGCACGGCGTCCACATCTCCGTCTCCATCCACGTCTCCGAAGCGGATTTGCTGGGCACTGTTGGCTTCAGTGTAAGCCACGGAGGTGTTGTAGCCTGCTGCGCCCTGGGCTGCCCCTGCCACTTTGAAGCGGCGGGTGCTGCTGTTCAGGGTGCTGGACCCCACCACGGTGACTTCCACCACTTCACCTGGTTTGAATTCTGCGCCCGAAGAGGGGGTGTAGATCCACTGGTTTCCACTCTGGCTGAAGGTCCCTGCATTTGTGGCGTTTTTGCTGGTCAGGCGTTTGCCAGTCTGGAAGGCATGAATCACCAGCTGATTCTGGGGGGTGCCGCCGGACAGGGCCGGGATCACATCGTCGCAGTACCCAAGGGTGGCAGTGACTGCACTGGTTTTGGCGGCCAGAGCAGAAATGGTGGGGCTGAAAGTGGTGACTTTGTTGATGCTGTTCACCAGATACAGGGGGGAGACTGCCGAAGAAACCGCGAGTTTGCAGAGGATGCGTTTGGTGCCGCTGTAGGTGCTGCCAGGAAAGACGTTGACCCGACTGGCTCCTGCTGCGGTGACTCTGGCGGCCAGACCACTGTTGCCCAGGGCCTGTTCTTCCAGAGATTCACTCACCTGGGTGGTGTCGTCTTCAGTGACCAGAATGGCCATGGTGAAGGAAGTGGGGGTGTTGGAGAGGGGGGTTTGCAGAGGCACTTTCACTGAGACGGTGACCGTACCCTGATAATCGTTCACAGCAGGGTTGGCAGGAAGGGTGCGACCTCCGCCCACTTTGTCCACCACAAAACCGTAGGGGAAGGCATTGACCAGACCCGGAGTTCCGGCCAGGGGCGCAATCTCACTGCTGGAAAAAGCCTGAAAGCTCTGTTGCCCACTGGCCAGTGAAGGTCCAGCAGCAAGGGTGCCCGTGGGCAGAATCTGACTGGCCAGGCTGCTGGAAGCTGCGGTGCCATCGGCCTTTTTGATGTCCCGGATGGCTGTATTGCTGAG
Coding sequences within it:
- a CDS encoding FG-GAP repeat domain-containing protein — its product is MILHYVDYNGYRYISTRYQVRNATSAGVASNTAKTNLTLLAGETASTLSNTAIRDIKKADGTAASSSLASQILPTGTLAAGPSLASGQQSFQAFSSSEIAPLAGTPGLVNAFPYGFVVDKVGGGRTLPANPAVNDYQGTVTVSVKVPLQTPLSNTPTSFTMAILVTEDDTTQVSESLEEQALGNSGLAARVTAAGASRVNVFPGSTYSGTKRILCKLAVSSAVSPLYLVNSINKVTTFSPTISALAAKTSAVTATLGYCDDVIPALSGGTPQNQLVIHAFQTGKRLTSKNATNAGTFSQSGNQWIYTPSSGAEFKPGEVVEVTVVGSSTLNSSTRRFKVAGAAQGAAGYNTSVAYTEANSAQQIRFGDVDGDGDVDAVLGHSGNFVSVHKNNGNGTFAARTDIAATNIPQGVELGDIDNDGDLDIATGSNNNCGPCTLSIFINDGSGNYSAGTSVTTATGAFASSTIGVNFGDFNNDGNLDLAAGSNQYVTVWQGNGNGTFSNRQDLFINSSSNASNIGIGDLNNDGYQDLVATTGTYHKLEVYLNKADGTVGFNTAVEYTAPDNVRGVAMGDLNKDGNLDVVVGSIQTNSYTVYLGTGTGTLNTGTTTSTPNYPHNQMTLADINGDGNLDLVAANPTISPNGGFTFYLGNGNGTFGTGTFHDLGGNTRGVAVADLNGDGKLDVAATTSTAMNVFLKK